TCACGATAATACCGTTTCGAGAATTCACTCGTTTTCGACACCTTCAATCGACCGAGCATCTCCTCGATGGCCGCAGCCACCTCGCGCCAGTGCTGCGGCGTATAACGCGGATTGTTGACAATCGAATCGATATCCCCGAGCAAGCCGTACTGATCGTCAAGTTCATGCTTGGCCAGCCACAGCAATTGTTCAGCAGGCGACAGGGATGTTTGCGGCAACGCCTTAAGGACGATTGCAAGACACGCGGAAATCGCCTCGGCGGTCATGCCTTCGTCATCGGATTGCTCCACCTGCTCAATGCCGCGCGTCCAGAGTTCCTCTCCCAACTCCATCACCGCATCGGCGTTGCCATTGTTGAGCAGCGCCAGCAGCTGTTTTTCCAGATGGGAATAGTCGGGCAGGTTCCCTCGATGTTCCCAATGGCTATACCAGGCCTCCTGGGCCGTGAGTTTGCGAATTTCCTTGCGCAATGAGCGCACCAGCTGGTCCACCTTTCCGCTTTCGAGTTGCCCCTTCTCGCGAATTCGCCGGGCCACATCGGGAAACTCGCCGGCCAGGTTTACGAGCAAGCGCTGCAGCTGGTCGCGGGATTTTTCCGCCAGCAGCTTTTCGAGGTTTTGTGCAGATTTGATCGTACCGGGTGCCGGCGGGACGAAAGAGGGTGCGGTGTCATCTTCATCGTCCCAATCATCCTGTGCCGTTTCGAAGGCCTCCAGATACAGCTCGTCATCCGGAGCAAGCAGCGGTATCTCCTTGCGCTGCCTGATCCGGGAGGCCGCCGCCAGCAATACGGCCACGGCGTGTTTGCATGGACCGTAATCGTAAGGGCAGGTGCAGTTGTAATCGAAATCAGCCTGCCCCTCGTGCCGGACCCAGGTGGCATACTCGTCGTTACCGGAAACCCACGCGACCAGCGTGCCGTCTTCGGTTCGCGAAAGCTGCGATACGCAAGAGGTATAGTCTTTGCCGCGCTGGTAGATCCTGTCGCCGGCCCAGTCCCGCAGGTCTTCGTGGGTAAGGTCTTTAAATTTTTCGCGAATAGATTGCATTGCCCTGTCTTTCCCCCCCTGCGTCGGACCCCCCTGCGTCGGACCCCCCTGCTCGCTACGCTCGCTTCCCCCCTATAAATAAGGGGGATACTGTTTTTGTCTTTTATTCCCCCTGCGCAGTAGGGGAGATACCGTTTAGTTTTTTATCCCCCCTGCGAAGTAGGGGGGACAGAGGGGGGTCCCAATATCTCCACCAATCGCGCATAAACCCCTTCAATATTCTCCATCACTTCTCTGTTGCTGAACCGGACAACGTGCAGACCGAGGCCTTGTAAATAAACGGTGCGGTCGGCATCGTAGGCCTGAGCTTCACCCGGCATATGGCTCTCACCGTCAATTTCGATGACCAGCTTGTGAGAGGCGCAGTAAAAGTCGACAATATAAGGGCCGAACGGGCGTTGCCGCCGGAATCGGTGCGGCAACTGCTTCAGACACTGATACCACATCCGTTTTTCCGGTTCGGTCATGTTCGAACGCATTTCACGAGCGCGTGGGATCAATTTTCGGGTGTAGGTTTTCATTGCGCGCCTGTGTCGGACCCCCCCCTGCTCGACCCCCCTGCTCGACCCCCCTGCTCGACCCCCCTGCTCGACCCCCCTGCTCGACCCCCCTGCTCGCTACGCTCACTTCCCCCCTATTTCATAGGGGGGATGATGCCTTTGCTTCCCCCCTGCAAGGCAGGGGGGATTGAGGGGGGTGATGTTTACACCAGGCAATAGTCACGAAACTCGTCAGCATTCATCTTGCCGCGTAGTTCGTTGGCGATATTCCAGAGTTTCTGTTCAAGCTGTTTTTTTTGGCTGTTCGTCATAAAATCACACCACTTCGCTACATCGGATATCAAACAAAACCCGTCCGCACAGGTTGCTTCCGTACGGACGGGTTTTTTCTGAAATTCTCTCCCCATGCCCAATTACTTCATATCACCAATTAAAATACAACGCCGCCAATGTAGCGCAAATTCCCGGGAAAGTAAATTTCCTCGGGCTCTGATAACTGAGTCAGGCAGGAAAAAGTCGATAATAATTTCACCGGATTATTTATTTCGCTCAAGTTGATGAACAATGGAAGCCTCGGCGTTGGGATCGATGCAGGGAAGGGGGGCGGGGGCTGTTAATGGGGGGACTGTTTACAGCTTCGGAGGTTGACGACGGTGATGGGGGTTCGAGTTATGGGCGTTTGTTGGGCGGGACAATATCGTACTTTTCCATTTTACGATACATGGTCGATCGACCGATGCCGATTTCCTTCGCCGCTTTTATAACTTGCCATTGGTGTTTTTTCAAGGCATCCAGAATGAGTGCTATTTCCGCCTGTTCCATGGGGCTCCACGAATGTTCTTCTTGTGCCGCAGACTGCATTTTTTCAGGTGCGGAGGTTTCCATAGGCGGTAGCAGAGCCGTCAGCTCCGGATCCGTAACCTCTTCCGGCAAACTGGTCGAGATGATGCCGTCACCGTCGGACATGGCCAGGGCATAACGTAAAACGTTGCGCAACTGGCGGATATTTCCCGGCCAGTCATAGCGGGTCAGCAGATTCAGCGCTTCCTCGTCTATGGCGATCGCACCGATCTCCGTATTTGCCTCGATGGCCAGAGCCAGCCGAATAAGCTGAGCGAGGTCGGTTCGCTGACGCAGCGGCGGCAAGACAAAGGATATGCCTTTAAGTCGGTAGAAGAGGTCTTCCCGGAAACTGCCTTCGGCCACCATGTCCCGGATGTTGCGGTGGGTGGCGCAGATCACATTCAAGCGTACCGGGATGGGACTGGCGCCTCCCAGGGGAGTGATTTCTTTTTCTGCAAGCACCCGCAGCAAGCGGGGCTGCAAGCTGGTCGGCATATCGCCGATCTCGTCGAGAAACAAGGTGCCGCCGTTCGATTGCACGATCTTGCCCTGCATGCCTTTGTTGAGCGCTCCGGTGAAGGCGCCTGCGGTGTAACCGAACAGTTCGCTTTCGATGAGCGATTCGGGAATCGATGCGCAGTTGATCGCCACAAACGGTTTATTGGCCCGGCTGCTGGCATTGTGAATCGCGCGCGCGAACACCTCCTTGCCCGTACCGGTTTCACCGTTAAGCAATATGGGGATGTTTTTGTCCAGGACCCGCTTGGCACGGGTAACGATTTCTCTCAATCGGCGGTCGGCACCGGCCAGGAGGTCAAGGCTCAGAGGCTCGGCGACGGAAAGTTCTTTAAGTGGTGTGGCCTTGGCTTTTGGGGCGGGACGATTCTGGATCGATTTGATGCCGATAGCTTGAGGTGAACGCAACGTGGCGAAGTAATAGTCACCATTGGTAATGGTCCGGATGGGCCATGTCATGTTCGATTTGCCCGCAACGTCGATAAATTGGTCGAATTTGATATCGAAAATATCACCGATATCGCGTCCGATCATAGTTTTATAAATGCCGCCGCCAAATTGTTGCCGTGCCGTCTGATCGGCAGCAAGCACGGTTCCGTTGCCGTCCAGAGCCAATAGGCAGGTCTTGTTTACCGCAGCCATTTCCCGATTGTTGCAGATACATAACAGCCACTGATCTTCAAATTGATGATAAAAATACGCCGCCTCGATGAGCTGGGCTGTCTGTTTGACCAGTTGCAGGGCAAAATACTGGCTCTCCTTGGAGTCGGGCGAACGCAGGGCCGAAATATCAATCAAGCCCAGCATCTCGCCAAAAGGATCGAGTATCGGTGCCGCAGAGCATGTCAGATCGGCGTTGACAACCCGGAAGTGCTCGCCCTTGTGGATGGTGATGGCTCGCTTTTCGACCAGGCAGGTACCGACGGCACAGGTGCCTTCTTCCTCTTCGGCCCAGATCGAGCAAAGGTAGAGGCCGGCTTTTTTCCATTCCCGGGCCTGTTGATCGTCACCGAGCCAATCAAGGGTCGTGACGTTATGGTCGCACAACAGGGCGCAGTAGCCGTGAGGCGAGACCTGGCGGAAGAGTTCTCTGACTGCGGGCCGTGCGATACGTAAAAAGTCGTCGACCGCCTCCGCTTGTTCCTTAAACTCGCGTTCGGTAAGTATTCTGACCCGAGCCGCATCGGCGGGATCGATCCCGTGCTGATTCATGCTGCGCTGCCAGGAACAGAGTACCGGTGCGTCAACAGAGGCTGTCACGGCGCCGTTGGTGTGGGCGACCGCTGAGTAGACTTTCTCGATATGTTGCTTTTGATTTAAGAGAGCCATGGCTGCCAAAAAATACGTGTGAATAATAACCTGTTACGATGTTTTGTCGGGTGGGCTGTGTTTTGAGTGTAGTCTTTTCTAAGTAGTATAGTTTTAAGGGATAATTAGTGTCAAACCATATTCTATCGGATGTTTTCCCGCGGAGATTTTGCCTGGTGTTGTCAGCGGGCTTTGGGGTCGCTTGGTGCCGTTTGCCGCTTGTTGGTTATTCTACCATGTTTTCTGTCGTTTCGCAGTGATGGGGGGTAGTTTGAACCATGTATGGGGGATGTCGCTTTTGCTGGAGCGTAGAGGGTAGCCCCCTCCTCCTCTAATGGCAGCTAGAGGCGGAGGGGGCGAGACTCGCCTCCCCAGAAGGCAGCAAAGGGGGAGGCAAGAAGGGGTTTAGTTCAGAACGATTCCGCCGTCGATCATAACCGACTGGCCGGTCATGTAGTCGGCATCTTGGGACGCGAGGTAGGATACGTACCCGGCAACCTGCTCCGGATTTCCGACTTCTTTCGCGAGAATGGCGCTGTCCACATACGCCTTGAGGGTTTCTCCTTTGCCTGCGCCGGTGTACGCGCCGATCTTCTCATCGATGAGGTCCCACATGTCGGTGCCAACGATGCCCGGGCAGTATCCATTGACCGTGATTTTATGTTCGGCCATCTCTCTGGCAAAGGCCTGGGTATATCCTCGAACGGCGAATTTGGAGCAGCTGTAAACGGGCAGGAATGCGAAACCCGAGTGGCCGGCGATACTGCAGCAATTGATGATCTTGCCGCCGCTACCCAGGTGGCCATTATGACCTTGCTTGATCATCTGCTTGGCAGCTGCATTGTCGGTGAGAATCACGCCCTTGACGTTCACGGCGAGCTGTTTGTCGACATCTTCGGGGGTGTGATCGACCCCCAGTTTTACGACACCTATGCCGGCGTTTGCCACCATGATGTCCAGTTTTCCGAATTGTTCAACCGTTTTAGCCACAAGCGCTTCAACATCCGCCTGGTTGGTCACGTCGGCCTCGACTGCCATGCTTTTTCCACCGGCAGATTCGATCTCGGCTACAACTTTTTGCGCGTTGTCCATCATGACATCGCTTATTACAACAGTTGCACCGTCAGATGCCAATCTCGTGGCGATGGCTTTGCCGATTCCACGGCCCGAACCAGTAACGATTGCAACTTTTCCTGCCAGTTTCTTGTCTGCCATTTGGTAGATCCTTTCCATGATGTTGGTTGGTAAAATGGGCACCATCGCCCTGTAATAAGATCAATAACGCAAATTATGAAGAGTTAATGATCCTTGAAAACAATAAAACGTAGTTCTAGTATGGCTATTTTTGGTGACTTTGGTTATGTTGGTTTCTGCGTCCGGTTTGCTTCTGTCGTGCGGGTGTTTTTCGCCAACTAACTCGATGTCGGTCACCTGTAAAATATCGAAGCAATGTAAGTGTTTATATCTCAGAGATGTCCTGGCGGATAAAATTTAAAGTTTTGTAAGTCTCTTTAGATAAATGACAATTGGTTGTTGTTGGTAAAATAAACGTACTACTTAGCGGCGCTGTTTTTTGTCTGAAACAACTGCATAAGTATGAGGGTGGAGCGGATAAGAGTAGCCAAGATGTTCCATTTTTCAGATGAAAGTTTTTCAAATAATTTCACTTCTTCACCTGTGGGAAGTCCTTAAACAGCGTTCTGTTGATTTCTGTCATTGACATTAGCAAGCGATGTGCCGATTGATAAAAATTTTTTTCGACGCAAGTCATTTCAATCAAAAAAATCGCGTAAACGCTTGTCTGAAAATAGAATTTTAAAAATTTAAAATTGTTTAAGAAAGGTCTTTTTAAATAGGTGCGCTCTGGTCGCATGTTCGCCTTGTCCCAGTGTGGGAGGCCCGTCCCACTCCGGGACGGATGCCCCAGGTCAATAACCGTTCCTTGTTTCTGCGGGACTTCCAACGCAGGCGCGTGCTGTTTGGATTCAATCGGATTGGAGGGGTGGCTTGTTTTGAACCAGGAATGCTCGGGGGCGGGGTGGTGCTATAACGAGTGGCGATTTTGAAGTGAAAATGTCGGACGGATTTTATGGAAATATCATCGACGGTTTTTTCGGGATCTCTTTTTTGCAGGAGTGAAAGGCGTAACCGATGATAAGCGAAACGGAAAAGGGGCTGGCGGTGCCAGTCCGTTTTCCGTTATTCTGTCTTTTTCGGGCCGCTGTCAGCTAGTTTTCATCCTGAGTTTCCGGATGCACACCAGCTAGCGTCCCTTTACGATTTTGTTTTCTTCCACTGAGAGTTTTTTATGCTTGATCCCGACATAAGCTCACCTGCAAGGCGGTTGCCCTGGCCCGAGGGGCAAAAGCCGCTGATGCTGGCCCCCATGCAGGGTTTGACCAATATGGCGTTGCGGGCGGTGTTGGCCGGTTTGGGCCATCCCGACGTGTTGTTCACCGAATTCGTGCGGGTGGCTCCCGGGCGCATGCCGGTTTTTCCCGGGCGGCAGTGGAGTGCAGATTGTTGTGAAATGTTGCCCTTGGTTGTGCAACTCATCGGGCACGATGACCGGTCGCTGGCCATTGCTGCTCAGTCCGCTCAACAGGCCGGCGCCCGGCATATCAATCTGAACCTCGGTTGTCCTCACGGGCGTATGACCAGTGCGGCGGTAGGGGGGAATCTGCTGGCGCAACCGGAACGTATCGCACCGATGCTGGCTGGCTTACGCAAGGTGGTCAGCGGTTCCTTCTCCGTCAAACTGCGGGCCGGGTACGAGGATCCCACCCAGATTTTTTCGTTATTGCCCATGCTGGAGGATGCCGGCGTCGATTTTTTCATCCTGCATCCCCGCACGGTGTTGCAGGGTTATGACGGGCAGGCCGACCACGCTATTACGGCGGCGGTGGCCAAGCGCACCTGTCTGCCGCTTATCGCCAACGGCGATATCCGTAAACCGGCCGACGGATGTCGGCTGCTGGAGCAAACAGACATTGCCGGATTGATGTTGGGGCGTGGTGCCATTGCCGATCCCTTGTTGTTTGAGCGGTTGCGGCGCAGAGCACCCGCCAGGCCGAACCGGCGGCAGCGTGCCGTTTTGTTGCGTCGGTATTTGACAGAGGTGGCGGACCGATATGCTGAACGGTTTTGCGGTGACACCCAGGTGCTGGGCAAGCTCCGTGAGATTCTCAAGCTGATCGATGACCCCGCTTTTGTACAGCTTATCGATAAACTTAAAAAATGCCGCAAGTTGTCGTTGTTTAACGCCTTGCTTGCGGAGCTGGAGTAGAGCCCTCATGGAACCTGTAGTCTTCGATTCTTCAAAACTGCTGGAACTGATCGAAATGCGCATGCCGTTCGGCAAGTACAAAGGTTGTCGCCTTATCGATCTGCCCGAACCGTATGTGGTGTGGTTTGCCGGTCAGGGGTTCCCTCCGGGTAAGCTGGGGCGCATGCTGCAGGCGGTGCATGAGATCAAGGTCAACGGCCTTGAATACCTTTTCGAGCCGTTGCGCCAGATGCCGTCGGATTAGCTCTCAACGCGCAATACGATAACGTCCGACCTGGTCGCTGAAATGGCATGCGGCCAGGTGGCCGCCGCCCTGGTCGGTCAGCTCGGGAGCCTGCTGGCGGCATTTTTCCTGGGCGTAGGGGCAGCGCGGGTGAAAGTGGCAACCGGCCGGTGGGTGGAGCGGAGAAGGGATTTCTCCGGCCAGGGGGCGTTTCTGCCGGCGAACATGCGGGTCGGGGACAGGCACCGCATTGAGCAAGGCTTCGCTGTACGGGTGCCGTGGGGCCTTGTAGAGTTCCTCGGCGGGGGTCAGTTCCACGATGCGGCCAAGATACATGACGGCGACGCGATCGCTGATATGTTCGATGACCGACAGGTCGTGGGCGATAAACAGATAGGTCAGCTCGAATTGTTGCTGAATGTCCTGCAGCAGATTGACCACCTGCGCCTGGATGGACAGGTCGAGAGCCGAGACCGGCTCGTCGGCCACAATCAATCGAGGCTTCAACGCCAGGGCCCGGGCGATGCCGATACGCTGACGTTGCCCACCGGAGAATTCATGGGGGTACCGATCGAGGTGCGCTGCCGAGAGCCCTACGGTATCAAGTAGACGCTCAACCTCCTGGCGCAGTGCCCGGCCTTTGGCCAGTCCGTGGATTTTCAGGGGCTCGCCGATAATATCAAGGACCTGCATACGGGGATTGAGGGAAGAGTAGGGGTCCTGAAAAATCATCTGCAGATCCCGTCTTCGGGTGCGCATCTGCCCTGTCTTGAGGCTCAGCAGGTCCTCGCCGTCGAAATAGACCTCGCCGCTGTCCGGTTCCAGCAACCGCAGTACGGTTTTGCCGGTAGTCGATTTGCCGCAGCCCGACTCGCCTACCAAC
This DNA window, taken from Syntrophotalea carbinolica DSM 2380, encodes the following:
- a CDS encoding DUF3820 family protein; the protein is MEPVVFDSSKLLELIEMRMPFGKYKGCRLIDLPEPYVVWFAGQGFPPGKLGRMLQAVHEIKVNGLEYLFEPLRQMPSD
- a CDS encoding ABC transporter ATP-binding protein, whose product is MTHLLEVKNLRKTFRVPAGPLAAGHLTLKAVDGISFNLRAGETLGLVGESGCGKSTTGKTVLRLLEPDSGEVYFDGEDLLSLKTGQMRTRRRDLQMIFQDPYSSLNPRMQVLDIIGEPLKIHGLAKGRALRQEVERLLDTVGLSAAHLDRYPHEFSGGQRQRIGIARALALKPRLIVADEPVSALDLSIQAQVVNLLQDIQQQFELTYLFIAHDLSVIEHISDRVAVMYLGRIVELTPAEELYKAPRHPYSEALLNAVPVPDPHVRRQKRPLAGEIPSPLHPPAGCHFHPRCPYAQEKCRQQAPELTDQGGGHLAACHFSDQVGRYRIAR
- a CDS encoding SDR family NAD(P)-dependent oxidoreductase — encoded protein: MADKKLAGKVAIVTGSGRGIGKAIATRLASDGATVVISDVMMDNAQKVVAEIESAGGKSMAVEADVTNQADVEALVAKTVEQFGKLDIMVANAGIGVVKLGVDHTPEDVDKQLAVNVKGVILTDNAAAKQMIKQGHNGHLGSGGKIINCCSIAGHSGFAFLPVYSCSKFAVRGYTQAFAREMAEHKITVNGYCPGIVGTDMWDLIDEKIGAYTGAGKGETLKAYVDSAILAKEVGNPEQVAGYVSYLASQDADYMTGQSVMIDGGIVLN
- a CDS encoding SWIM zinc finger family protein encodes the protein MQSIREKFKDLTHEDLRDWAGDRIYQRGKDYTSCVSQLSRTEDGTLVAWVSGNDEYATWVRHEGQADFDYNCTCPYDYGPCKHAVAVLLAAASRIRQRKEIPLLAPDDELYLEAFETAQDDWDDEDDTAPSFVPPAPGTIKSAQNLEKLLAEKSRDQLQRLLVNLAGEFPDVARRIREKGQLESGKVDQLVRSLRKEIRKLTAQEAWYSHWEHRGNLPDYSHLEKQLLALLNNGNADAVMELGEELWTRGIEQVEQSDDEGMTAEAISACLAIVLKALPQTSLSPAEQLLWLAKHELDDQYGLLGDIDSIVNNPRYTPQHWREVAAAIEEMLGRLKVSKTSEFSKRYYRERLVLRLRDVYVRAEQTAKVIPLLEREAPHTHCYKELVKALRNAGDFDRARAWCIKGFRKTIKKAPGIADGLQRQLRKLATDEGRFDLVAAYRSQDFFRHPSDEAYLALKEAAEKIDVWQAVRCAVLDYLRTGNLPVKDGFHLSWPLPVPEIEFEQAQTPSRRLNFPNWELLIEIAILEKRLDDAVAIYQERPAARHWGYSVDEALAKAVAASHPDIALRIWHTIAESLIGQVKPKAYKEAAKYLRKMHQVFQQTARQGDWTALIQDLRIRHKAKRRLMQVLDELTKNRKLV
- a CDS encoding endonuclease domain-containing protein; protein product: MKTYTRKLIPRAREMRSNMTEPEKRMWYQCLKQLPHRFRRQRPFGPYIVDFYCASHKLVIEIDGESHMPGEAQAYDADRTVYLQGLGLHVVRFSNREVMENIEGVYARLVEILGPPSVPPTSQGG
- a CDS encoding tRNA-dihydrouridine synthase family protein, coding for MLDPDISSPARRLPWPEGQKPLMLAPMQGLTNMALRAVLAGLGHPDVLFTEFVRVAPGRMPVFPGRQWSADCCEMLPLVVQLIGHDDRSLAIAAQSAQQAGARHINLNLGCPHGRMTSAAVGGNLLAQPERIAPMLAGLRKVVSGSFSVKLRAGYEDPTQIFSLLPMLEDAGVDFFILHPRTVLQGYDGQADHAITAAVAKRTCLPLIANGDIRKPADGCRLLEQTDIAGLMLGRGAIADPLLFERLRRRAPARPNRRQRAVLLRRYLTEVADRYAERFCGDTQVLGKLREILKLIDDPAFVQLIDKLKKCRKLSLFNALLAELE
- a CDS encoding sigma-54-dependent Fis family transcriptional regulator — encoded protein: MALLNQKQHIEKVYSAVAHTNGAVTASVDAPVLCSWQRSMNQHGIDPADAARVRILTEREFKEQAEAVDDFLRIARPAVRELFRQVSPHGYCALLCDHNVTTLDWLGDDQQAREWKKAGLYLCSIWAEEEEGTCAVGTCLVEKRAITIHKGEHFRVVNADLTCSAAPILDPFGEMLGLIDISALRSPDSKESQYFALQLVKQTAQLIEAAYFYHQFEDQWLLCICNNREMAAVNKTCLLALDGNGTVLAADQTARQQFGGGIYKTMIGRDIGDIFDIKFDQFIDVAGKSNMTWPIRTITNGDYYFATLRSPQAIGIKSIQNRPAPKAKATPLKELSVAEPLSLDLLAGADRRLREIVTRAKRVLDKNIPILLNGETGTGKEVFARAIHNASSRANKPFVAINCASIPESLIESELFGYTAGAFTGALNKGMQGKIVQSNGGTLFLDEIGDMPTSLQPRLLRVLAEKEITPLGGASPIPVRLNVICATHRNIRDMVAEGSFREDLFYRLKGISFVLPPLRQRTDLAQLIRLALAIEANTEIGAIAIDEEALNLLTRYDWPGNIRQLRNVLRYALAMSDGDGIISTSLPEEVTDPELTALLPPMETSAPEKMQSAAQEEHSWSPMEQAEIALILDALKKHQWQVIKAAKEIGIGRSTMYRKMEKYDIVPPNKRP